The nucleotide sequence GAAATCCTCCGCGGGACCCAGAGCGGATTCGTAAAGGTGGGGGAAATAGTGGCCCTTTATCACCACGAGAGGTGGGACGGACAGGGTTATCCCCGGGGGCTAAAGGGCTCGGAGATCCCGCTGGCCGCCCGCATCGTGGCCGTGGCCGATGTCTTTGACGCCCTAACCAGCGAACGGCCCTATCGAAAGGCCTTTTCCGTAGAGGAAGCCTTTCAAATCATTGAGGAAGGTCTGGGTAGTCAGTTTGATCCGAAAGTAGGAAAGGCCTTCTTAGAATCCCGGGAAGAAATTCTTCGCATTAAAGAGACCTTCCAGGACAAAGAACATTCCAAGCTTTACCGCCTGGTTAAAAGTTTACGGAAATCCCGATGAAGATCGGCATTCTGGATGAATTGCTCGAAGACCTGGAAAGATCTCCAGGATTCTTTTATACCCGGGTTTGTGAGGTAGTACGGGATAAAACCCGCGCTGATCTGGTATGGCTTGGATTTGTGGAAAAAAACGGGATAATAAAACCCCGCGCTTATTCCGGAAAATATTTTGCCTACCTCAAAGAATTAAAGATAAATCTAAATGATCCCGAACTCTCCCGGGGTCCCACCGGAAGGGCCCTTCTGGAAAAAAAGCCTGTAATAGAACCGGACATTCAGCAATCCTCAAGTTATGCTCCCTGGAGGGAGCGGGCCCTTTACTTCGGCTTTCAATCTTCCATGGCCATACCCGTAATCTACTGCAAGGAAACTCTGGGAGTAATCAATCTCTACTCCCTCCAAAAAAATTACTTTTCCCGGGAAAAAGCAACCGCTCTCGAAAAACTGGCCCGGGAGGTGGCCTTAATCCTTACCATCTATACCCGTTTTCAAAGAGGAGAACAGGAACGAAAAACTCTAGCAAGACGAATAGAAAACCTAAAACAGGATCTCCGGGAGAAGGATCTTTACCTCCAGCACCTGGAGGAATGCAAGGACCGGTGGCTGGCTTTACTGGGCCACGAATTGCGCACGCCCCTTACTTCCATTCTGGGATTCGCGGAAATGCTGCTTTCCGGACTTTTCGGAAATCTTTCCGAAAAACAACAGCGTTACCTCAAACACATCAAAAAGAATGCCGAATTCATCCTGCGTATCCTCGAAGAACTTCAAAAACTGGCTCGCTTTAAGTATTTGCGGGAGACGGGAACCGAGATTTTTTCCTTTGAAGAAGTCATCGAGAGGATATTATTTCTGTTAAAAGAAGAAATCAATAAAAGAAAAATCTCTTTAAAAATCGATTATCCGGAAAAATTTAAATTAATTGGAAATAGCCATTTGCTTCAGGAGGTGATTTTCAATCTTCTCTCAAATGCCCTTAAATTTAGTCCTGAAAAAGGAACCGTTTCCATAAAAGTTACTCGGGAAAAGGATTTGAGGGCTCGTGGTTGGATGGGGGTAGCGATACTCGATCAGGGGCCGGGAGTCAGGCCCGGAGAGTATTATCGCATCTTTAAACCCTTCGTTCAGGCCGGATCCTTTTACACGGGAAAACCCAGCGGACTGGGACTGGGTTTGAGTCTTTCCCGCGAAATAGTGGAAAGACAGGGGGGTGTTCTAACCATCCTTCCTTCCAGAAGAGGAGGACATTTCGTATTCTTCTGGCCGGAGACCCCGATTACCCATCCCGAAAAAATAGAGGCTCTGCTTCTTGAAGGACGCGAACGAACCGCCCATCGCATGATCCTCTGGCTAATCGGGGAGGGTCTCCGGACCACCGTTTTCCCCGAACCCGAAGCCCTTCTCAATACTTTAAAAGAAGAAAGAGGGACTTTCGTCCTGGCTCTCGACCCCTGGGAGTATCCTCGAGAGGCTCGAAGTCTCCTCCTCCGCATGGAGGCGGAGAATCAGGCTCTTCCCACCCTATTCTATCGCATGGAGGGAGAGAGGCTTAAGATGGCCCTGGGGGCCAACTTTGTCTGTCTAAGACCCCTTAACTTTCCTTACCTGAGAAAACAGCAAAAACAGTTTCTGGACATCTTCCAGACCCCTCCCACGAGAGTATTTCTGAACGCCCGGGAACACCTGGCCTCCGAAGCCCGAAGACTGCTTTCGGCCCTTGATCTGGAATTGGTATCCCATCCGGAGGAGGCTGAAGTGGCCGCTCTGGATCTGGGACTTCCGCCGCAGGATATCATCACCGCTCTTCGCCATCTCAGTCCCAAAACTCCCCTTTTTGTCAACTTTTCCGAGGCAAACCCGCGCCCTCCTCGGATAGAGGAAGAACTGCCGGCGGAAGACTTCCGGCGGGAGGTGGCCCGATTACTTCTCGTGGCCAAACCGGAAGTAAGCCGCACAGGATCCCTCGTTTGAGACCATGCAGGGTCCGTGCGGGGTGTCCGGGGTGCAGACCCGGACGAAGAGGGGACAGTCCGGAGGAAGCACCTTCCCCTTAAGGACCTCTCCGCAGCGGCATCCGGCCGGTTCCGGGCTCGGGGTCAGGGAAAGTCCGAATTCCCGCACCGCATCGTATTCCTCAAACTCTCCGGACGGAACCAGTTTGCTCTCCGGAATCTCACCGAGGCCGCGCCAGCGTCCCGACACCGGTCGAAAGACCTCGCTCATCATCCTGCGGCCCCAGGGATTCCCTTCGGGGCGCACCGCCCGCGTATACTGAATCTCAATCCGTGGAAGACCCTCCCGCAGGATCCTTACCAGAAGGGCTATCCCCTCCAGGATATCCCGGGGCTCGAATCCGGTTATCACCCCGGGGATCCCGAACTGCCGGGGAATAAACTCGTAGGGTTTACTTCCTATGACCGTGCTCACATGCCCGGGAAGGATCAGGCCGTGGACTCTCAGGTCCGGGTCCGAAAGAAGGGCCCGCAGGGCCGGGGGCATGAGCCGGAGGGCGGGAAAGAAGCGAAAGTTTCCGAGCCGCCGCTTCCGGGCCTCGATCAGGGCCACGGCGTGGGCCGGAGCGGTGGTCTCAAAACCCACCCCGGCCAGCACCACCCGTCGATCCGGATTCTCCTCCGCTACACGCACGGCATCCAGAGGAGAATAGACGACCCGCACCTCTCCCCCGCGGGCCCGGGCCTCCCGAAGGGAGGACCGAGTCCCCGGCACCTTGAGCAGATCCCCGAACACGCAGAGGATCACCCGGTGGACCTCCACCAGTTCGATGAGGGCGTCTATCTCCTCCTGAGGCATCACGCACACCGGACACCCCGGACCGGAAAGCAAACGCACCTCCGGGGGAAGGAGACTCCGCAGTCCGAAGCGAAAGATGTTAACCGTGTGGGTGCCACAGACTTCCATGAGGGTGTAAGTCTCTCCCATCAGTCAAGGGGCCTCCCTTGAAGGATTTTCAGGGCCTCCGGGGGCAGACTCCGCGCGGGAAGTCCCAGCCTCTTCCTCAAGCGCAGAGCGTTTTCCGGAGCCCATCCCAGAGCGTCGTTGTCAAAATACACATAAACTCTTTTTACCGAAAGCTCCTCAATCCTCCGGGCCCAGAAGTCGAGCTCCTCGTCGGTATAAGAGGAGCGATAGAGGACCCGGGAACCGTGCAACCGGATGTAACTGAAGTTCGCGGTAACGGCCCAGAGGAGGGAGGGGTAGCGTCCGGCGGTGTCGGAGACGCAGAGGGCCACTCCGTACCTCCGCAACTGATCGAGAAAAGCCTCCCGGTGGAAACTGCGATGACGGATCTCGATGGCCACCGGGAAATCCCGGGGAAGGATCCGCAGGAACTCCTCAAGGAGGTCGGGATCGTACCTCAACGAAGGGGGAAACTGGAACAGGATCACCCCGAGCTTGGGATAGAGGGGTTCCAGGGAAGCGTAGAAACGGGAAAGGGCTTCGTCCACCCCACGAAGTCGTTTTATGTGGGTGATGTAGCGATGGGCCTTCACGGCGAAAAGAAATCCCTCCGGGGTCTCCTCGGCCCACTGGCGCAGGGTCTCTTCCTTAACGGTTCCGTAGAAGGTGGCGTTTACCTCCACCGTGTCAAAATAGCCTGCGTAGTAGTTAAGCCATTCCCTCGTCGGGAGACCTTCGGGGTAGAACACCCCGCGCCAGTGTCTGTAACGCCATCCCGAGGTTCCTATGCGAACCTCCATATTGACACTCCTTAAAAAGGAAATTATAGATTTGAGTGCCGAATATTCCAAAGGGAGGGAGTAGTCTTGCCGCTACACAAATCTGCTGCTAAGGCCCTGAGGCAGAGTGAGAAACGGCGTCTGCGCAACAAGGCTATAAAGACCCGCGTAAAGACAGCCACGAAGAAGTTCCTGAAGACCCTTGAGGAAGGGGATCTGGCCAGGGCGGAGGAGGCCTTTCGGGAGGCCCAGAGTATTATTCAGAGGGCGGTTTCCAAGGGCACACTTCACTGGCGCACGGCCGCCCGTAAGATTTCGAGGCTTGCGGCCAAATTGAACGCCAAGAAAGCGGCTCTTTCCGGTCAGGCGTAACTTATTTCGGTGGGGACGTAGCTCAGTTGGGAGAGCGCCAGAATCGCAATCTGGAGGTCGCGGGTTCGAATCCCGCCGTCTCCACCAGTTGTTAAAGATAATCTGTAACCCCCGCCCACGATAAGTACGAACTTCCTTGCCTCTTAGATTGGCTAGACACGAACAGGGTTTTAAAATGGGTTCGATAAATCGGGAATATTGTTTTGATCTTTTCGGGGGTGTGTGAATGAAGGGACGGGAGATTCGGAAAGCCTTTCTGGATTACTTCGCCCGAAACGGCCATGAGATAGTACCCTCAAGTTCACTGGTTCCGGCGGATGACCCCACCTTGCTTTTTACCAATGCGGGTATGGTGCAGTTCAAACGGGTCTTTCTGGGGGAGGAGGAGCGCCCCTACCGCCGGGCGGCCTCCTGTCAGAAGTGCATGCGGGCCGGAGGTAAACACAACGATCTCGAAAATGTGGGTTATACGGCCCGTCACCATACCTTTTTCGAGATGCTGGGGAACTTTTCCTTCGGGGATTACTTCAAGGCCGAAGCCATCGCCTACGCCTGGGAATTCCTTACCCGCGAGCTCGGACTCCCCCCGGAGAGACTTTACGCCACGGTCTTCCGGGAGGACGACGAAGCCGCAGATCTCTGGCGAAGGATCTCCGGCCTTCCGGAGGATCGCATCGTGCGCCTAGGGGAAAAGGACAATTTCTGGGCCATGGGGGACAGCGGCCCCTGCGGTCCCTGTTCGGAGATCATCTATGATCAGGGCGAGGAGGTAGGCTGCGGTCGTTCGGATTGCGGTCCGGGCTGCGATTGTGATAGGTTCCTGGAAATATGGAATCTGGTCTTTATGCAGTACGAAAGGGACGAGTTCAGCAAACTG is from Thermosulfurimonas sp. F29 and encodes:
- the rpsT gene encoding 30S ribosomal protein S20, which gives rise to MPLHKSAAKALRQSEKRRLRNKAIKTRVKTATKKFLKTLEEGDLARAEEAFREAQSIIQRAVSKGTLHWRTAARKISRLAAKLNAKKAALSGQA
- a CDS encoding DUF72 domain-containing protein yields the protein MEVRIGTSGWRYRHWRGVFYPEGLPTREWLNYYAGYFDTVEVNATFYGTVKEETLRQWAEETPEGFLFAVKAHRYITHIKRLRGVDEALSRFYASLEPLYPKLGVILFQFPPSLRYDPDLLEEFLRILPRDFPVAIEIRHRSFHREAFLDQLRRYGVALCVSDTAGRYPSLLWAVTANFSYIRLHGSRVLYRSSYTDEELDFWARRIEELSVKRVYVYFDNDALGWAPENALRLRKRLGLPARSLPPEALKILQGRPLD
- a CDS encoding GAF domain-containing sensor histidine kinase, producing MKIGILDELLEDLERSPGFFYTRVCEVVRDKTRADLVWLGFVEKNGIIKPRAYSGKYFAYLKELKINLNDPELSRGPTGRALLEKKPVIEPDIQQSSSYAPWRERALYFGFQSSMAIPVIYCKETLGVINLYSLQKNYFSREKATALEKLAREVALILTIYTRFQRGEQERKTLARRIENLKQDLREKDLYLQHLEECKDRWLALLGHELRTPLTSILGFAEMLLSGLFGNLSEKQQRYLKHIKKNAEFILRILEELQKLARFKYLRETGTEIFSFEEVIERILFLLKEEINKRKISLKIDYPEKFKLIGNSHLLQEVIFNLLSNALKFSPEKGTVSIKVTREKDLRARGWMGVAILDQGPGVRPGEYYRIFKPFVQAGSFYTGKPSGLGLGLSLSREIVERQGGVLTILPSRRGGHFVFFWPETPITHPEKIEALLLEGRERTAHRMILWLIGEGLRTTVFPEPEALLNTLKEERGTFVLALDPWEYPREARSLLLRMEAENQALPTLFYRMEGERLKMALGANFVCLRPLNFPYLRKQQKQFLDIFQTPPTRVFLNAREHLASEARRLLSALDLELVSHPEEAEVAALDLGLPPQDIITALRHLSPKTPLFVNFSEANPRPPRIEEELPAEDFRREVARLLLVAKPEVSRTGSLV
- the hypD gene encoding hydrogenase formation protein HypD, which encodes MGETYTLMEVCGTHTVNIFRFGLRSLLPPEVRLLSGPGCPVCVMPQEEIDALIELVEVHRVILCVFGDLLKVPGTRSSLREARARGGEVRVVYSPLDAVRVAEENPDRRVVLAGVGFETTAPAHAVALIEARKRRLGNFRFFPALRLMPPALRALLSDPDLRVHGLILPGHVSTVIGSKPYEFIPRQFGIPGVITGFEPRDILEGIALLVRILREGLPRIEIQYTRAVRPEGNPWGRRMMSEVFRPVSGRWRGLGEIPESKLVPSGEFEEYDAVREFGLSLTPSPEPAGCRCGEVLKGKVLPPDCPLFVRVCTPDTPHGPCMVSNEGSCAAYFRFGHEK